Proteins from one Niallia circulans genomic window:
- a CDS encoding AEC family transporter, with protein sequence MENFNAQFVISFLIIALGYCLKKWNILKEKDGEAMARIIFNVTLPCLIIVTFHSITIDSSLMMLVVLGFVYGIIVAIVGLFIFRKEARRDKGMLGMLIPGFNIGLFAYPFVQGIWGEVGIKYFGMFDIGNAIITFGVSYLIGSYYAKEDVVLNFKHVAGKMGKSIPLMTYLIIFIINITGLPLPGTVIDITSVISKANMPLSLLLLGIYLNFSFKKSYWKGIGRVLGIRYGVGLFFGLLGFFLLPADDMFRYTVLIALILPMATSVLPYSVEFKYNQRFVGTAANLSILISFVLLWVIGNMIV encoded by the coding sequence ATGGAAAACTTTAATGCTCAGTTTGTCATTTCCTTCCTTATTATCGCTTTAGGCTATTGCTTAAAGAAGTGGAATATTCTAAAGGAAAAAGACGGAGAAGCAATGGCACGGATCATTTTTAATGTAACTTTGCCATGTTTAATCATTGTAACCTTTCACAGTATTACCATTGATTCCTCGCTAATGATGCTGGTTGTACTCGGGTTTGTGTACGGAATTATTGTTGCTATTGTAGGATTATTCATTTTCAGGAAAGAAGCAAGACGGGATAAAGGGATGCTTGGCATGCTTATTCCAGGTTTTAATATCGGACTTTTTGCTTACCCCTTTGTGCAAGGAATTTGGGGCGAGGTAGGTATAAAGTACTTCGGAATGTTTGATATCGGTAATGCCATTATTACATTTGGCGTCAGTTACTTAATCGGCAGTTATTATGCAAAAGAGGATGTTGTGCTTAACTTTAAGCATGTAGCCGGAAAAATGGGCAAATCCATTCCGTTAATGACATATTTAATCATTTTTATTATCAATATTACAGGCTTGCCTTTGCCAGGGACAGTCATCGACATCACCTCGGTTATATCAAAAGCAAATATGCCGCTATCCTTACTGCTTCTCGGAATCTATTTAAACTTCTCCTTTAAAAAAAGCTACTGGAAAGGAATCGGCAGAGTTCTTGGTATCCGCTATGGGGTTGGCTTGTTTTTTGGATTATTAGGATTCTTTCTCCTGCCAGCCGATGACATGTTCCGCTATACTGTTTTAATCGCACTGATTCTGCCAATGGCCACCTCTGTTTTACCTTATAGCGTCGAATTCAAATACAATCAACGATTCGTCGGCACAGCCGCAAACCTGTCTATATTGATTAGCTTTGTCCTGTTGTGGGTTATTGGTAATATGATTGTTTAA
- a CDS encoding OFA family MFS transporter, protein MKTKNRWLIALSAVGIHISIGSVYAWSVFTKPLEETYHWSLTSISWTFSIAILFLGLSAAFLGHFVEKFGPRAAGTLSAVLFGIGMAGSGFAASIESLPLLYITYGVFGGIGLGVGYITPVSTLVKWFPDKRGLATGLAIMGFGFASMVSSPIMNKLIGTVGIPSTFYILAIVYFVIILASAQYLAPPPKDYVPAGFQKAIESGKAFTKTDLSQLTANEAIKTKRFWALWIMLFINITCGIAILAVASPMGQELAGMSVTGAALLVGIMGVFNGVGRIAWASVSDYIGRPNVYTLFFAIQIAAFFVLPHLQEAVSFSIIVFIIMSCYGGGFASIPAYIGDMFGTKQLGAIHGYILTAWSAAGIAGPRFVSWIRDTTGSYEETLTVFSCMFIVSLAISLLIRLDIKKIKLMNKEINGGNSI, encoded by the coding sequence ATGAAAACAAAAAATCGTTGGCTAATTGCCCTTTCAGCAGTTGGCATCCATATTTCCATTGGATCTGTTTATGCATGGAGTGTGTTTACTAAGCCTCTAGAAGAAACATATCATTGGAGCTTAACAAGTATCTCTTGGACTTTCAGTATCGCTATTTTATTTCTAGGTCTTTCCGCAGCCTTTTTAGGGCATTTTGTGGAGAAGTTTGGACCAAGAGCTGCAGGAACACTTAGTGCCGTATTGTTCGGAATTGGGATGGCAGGTTCAGGCTTTGCTGCAAGCATCGAATCCTTACCGCTCCTTTATATTACTTATGGAGTATTTGGGGGCATTGGTCTTGGTGTAGGTTATATAACTCCTGTATCAACCTTGGTAAAGTGGTTTCCAGATAAGCGTGGCTTAGCAACAGGGTTAGCAATTATGGGCTTTGGTTTTGCTTCAATGGTGAGCAGTCCGATTATGAATAAGTTAATCGGAACTGTTGGAATACCTTCGACTTTTTATATTTTAGCAATTGTATATTTTGTTATCATACTAGCTTCAGCTCAATATTTAGCGCCGCCACCAAAGGATTATGTTCCGGCAGGCTTCCAAAAAGCTATTGAATCAGGTAAAGCTTTTACAAAAACAGACTTATCACAGCTAACAGCTAATGAAGCAATTAAAACAAAAAGATTTTGGGCTTTATGGATTATGCTGTTTATTAATATAACGTGTGGTATAGCCATCCTCGCTGTAGCATCACCAATGGGGCAAGAGCTTGCTGGAATGTCCGTTACAGGTGCAGCTCTATTAGTTGGCATCATGGGTGTCTTTAATGGCGTTGGAAGAATAGCTTGGGCTTCTGTATCCGATTATATCGGCCGCCCGAATGTATATACATTGTTTTTTGCGATTCAGATTGCAGCCTTTTTTGTTTTGCCTCATTTACAAGAGGCTGTATCGTTCTCTATAATAGTATTTATCATTATGTCTTGCTACGGTGGAGGGTTTGCATCCATCCCTGCCTATATTGGAGATATGTTTGGTACAAAACAGCTTGGTGCCATTCATGGTTATATTTTGACAGCATGGTCTGCAGCAGGTATAGCAGGTCCAAGATTTGTTTCATGGATAAGAGATACGACAGGGAGCTATGAAGAAACATTAACTGTATTTTCATGTATGTTTATCGTTTCTCTGGCAATCTCGTTATTAATCCGTTTAGATATTAAAAAAATTAAGCTAATGAACAAAGAAATTAACGGGGGCAATAGTATTTAA
- the purT gene encoding formate-dependent phosphoribosylglycinamide formyltransferase — protein MFGAPTSKHTKKIMLLGAGELGKEVILEAQRLGVTTIAVDRYENAPAMQVAHRSYVVDMLDGQALREVIISEKPDFIVPEIEAIATEVLVELEKEGFNIIPTANAVHLTMDREGIRRLASEKLNVPTAKYEFADSLSELKTAVAHIGVPCVIKPLMSSSGKGQTICKSADEVENSWQEAVEGGRGRKTRVIVEEFITFTSEITLLTVRSVNGTHFCPPIGHIQKDGDYIESWQPHQMTADQLKQAELIAKQITDELGGYGLFGVELFLTDKGVYFSEVSPRPHDTGMVTMATQELSEFALHVRAVLGLPIPHIRLNSKGASKTLKALADNSDYEICGVEQALASPDSQIRIFGKPKATVGRRLAVLLQRGETVEEALENAREAFAKLSIFYKN, from the coding sequence ATGTTCGGAGCTCCAACTTCCAAACATACGAAAAAAATAATGCTTCTTGGTGCAGGAGAGTTAGGTAAAGAAGTCATTTTAGAGGCACAAAGACTTGGAGTAACGACCATTGCTGTTGACCGTTATGAAAATGCGCCGGCGATGCAGGTTGCCCATCGTTCATATGTGGTAGACATGCTAGATGGACAAGCATTGAGAGAAGTAATTATTAGTGAAAAGCCGGATTTTATCGTACCTGAAATAGAAGCAATCGCAACAGAAGTACTTGTGGAACTGGAAAAGGAAGGCTTTAACATCATTCCAACAGCTAATGCCGTTCATTTGACAATGGATAGAGAAGGAATCAGAAGATTGGCAAGTGAGAAATTGAATGTGCCGACAGCGAAGTATGAGTTTGCAGATAGTTTGTCAGAATTAAAGACTGCAGTTGCGCATATTGGTGTTCCTTGTGTCATAAAACCACTTATGAGTTCGTCAGGAAAAGGACAAACCATTTGCAAAAGTGCAGACGAAGTTGAAAATTCATGGCAAGAAGCGGTTGAAGGTGGACGTGGCAGGAAGACAAGGGTTATCGTCGAGGAGTTCATCACCTTCACCTCTGAAATCACGCTGCTTACCGTTCGTTCAGTGAATGGAACACACTTTTGTCCGCCGATAGGCCATATTCAAAAGGACGGTGATTATATAGAATCATGGCAGCCACATCAAATGACAGCAGATCAATTGAAGCAAGCTGAATTAATTGCCAAACAAATTACGGATGAACTTGGCGGCTACGGGCTATTCGGTGTTGAACTTTTCCTTACAGACAAAGGTGTATATTTCAGTGAAGTTTCTCCAAGACCACACGACACTGGTATGGTGACGATGGCCACACAGGAGTTGTCTGAATTTGCCCTTCATGTTCGTGCTGTGCTTGGGTTGCCAATTCCACACATCAGGCTGAATTCAAAAGGTGCGAGTAAAACGCTTAAGGCTTTAGCAGATAATAGCGATTATGAAATTTGTGGTGTCGAACAAGCACTTGCTTCACCTGACAGCCAAATCCGGATATTTGGGAAACCAAAAGCAACGGTTGGAAGACGCTTAGCTGTTCTTCTTCAAAGAGGAGAAACAGTAGAGGAAGCTCTTGAAAATGCTCGTGAGGCTTTCGCAAAGCTCTCTATTTTTTATAAGAATTAA
- a CDS encoding allantoinase, with translation MKMFDVVIKNGNVVFENKVEMVDIGIKAGKILEIAKEIDCNNTAETIDAAGLHVFPGLIDTHVHFNEPGRTEWEGFETGSKSLAAGGATTFFDMPLNSHPPTIDLKGYEQKDALGKQKSLIDYKLWGGLVPQNLERLEELDVAGVIGFKAFMSNSGIDDFKAADDKTLYAGMKKIAALDSILAVHAESDIITEELGKLIENEDGHSFSASRPIYSEIEAVNRILSYAEATKCKVHIVHISSSEVLEPILAAKKRGVDVSVETCPHYLSLTVDDLDKLGAVAKCAPPLRTAQEVEGLWQAIKAKAIDIIGSDHSPSLESMKKGSLSAAWGGISGCQSTLTVMLEEGYWKREVALSIIASLTSSNPAKRFGLYPQKGKIGAGSDADLCLVDLKREFTLKKDDLFYRNKQSPYIEKTFRGKVTRTILNGKTVYNELV, from the coding sequence ATGAAAATGTTTGATGTGGTCATAAAGAATGGAAATGTTGTGTTTGAAAATAAAGTGGAAATGGTTGACATTGGCATTAAGGCTGGGAAAATTTTAGAGATTGCTAAAGAAATAGATTGTAACAATACAGCAGAAACAATCGACGCTGCTGGCCTGCATGTTTTTCCAGGGCTTATAGACACACATGTTCACTTCAATGAACCAGGCAGAACCGAATGGGAGGGCTTTGAAACAGGTAGTAAAAGCTTGGCAGCTGGCGGTGCAACTACTTTTTTTGACATGCCGTTAAACAGTCATCCACCAACTATTGACTTGAAAGGCTATGAGCAAAAGGATGCTTTAGGTAAACAGAAATCTCTTATTGATTATAAGCTTTGGGGTGGCCTTGTTCCTCAAAATTTGGAGAGGTTGGAAGAGCTGGACGTTGCTGGTGTCATTGGGTTTAAGGCATTTATGTCCAACAGCGGGATAGACGATTTCAAAGCTGCAGATGATAAAACATTGTATGCCGGAATGAAGAAAATAGCAGCGCTTGACAGTATTCTTGCTGTTCATGCAGAAAGTGATATTATTACAGAGGAATTAGGGAAGCTGATTGAAAATGAGGATGGTCATTCCTTTTCCGCATCTCGGCCGATTTATTCTGAAATAGAAGCAGTAAATCGCATTCTCTCCTATGCAGAAGCAACGAAATGCAAGGTTCATATTGTACATATTAGCAGCAGTGAGGTATTAGAACCGATACTAGCTGCCAAAAAACGGGGAGTGGACGTGTCTGTGGAAACTTGCCCTCACTACTTATCATTGACCGTCGATGATTTGGATAAACTCGGGGCAGTTGCCAAATGTGCGCCGCCTTTAAGAACAGCCCAAGAAGTAGAGGGTCTTTGGCAGGCTATTAAAGCAAAAGCAATTGACATAATCGGATCAGATCATTCGCCTTCATTAGAATCAATGAAAAAAGGCAGTTTGTCCGCGGCTTGGGGGGGGATTTCAGGCTGTCAATCGACATTAACTGTAATGCTTGAAGAGGGATATTGGAAAAGGGAGGTAGCACTTTCCATTATCGCTAGCCTAACAAGCAGTAATCCTGCGAAACGCTTCGGATTGTACCCGCAGAAAGGGAAAATTGGAGCTGGAAGTGACGCAGATCTTTGCTTAGTTGATTTAAAAAGGGAGTTTACATTAAAAAAAGACGACCTTTTTTATCGAAATAAACAAAGCCCTTATATTGAAAAAACATTTAGGGGGAAAGTGACGAGGACTATCCTAAACGGGAAAACGGTTTATAACGAACTAGTTTAG
- the uraH gene encoding hydroxyisourate hydrolase, with amino-acid sequence MRTGITTHVLDLIQGLPGSNILVELWQYKGKERLLLSSARTNDDGRVEQPLLHELVPGEFELVFHLKDYWQSTKTANVLFETVPIRFHVKVGEPHYHIPLLLSAWGYQTYRGS; translated from the coding sequence ATGAGAACAGGGATAACAACACATGTTTTAGACTTGATTCAAGGATTGCCGGGAAGCAATATACTTGTTGAGTTGTGGCAGTACAAAGGTAAGGAGCGATTGCTTTTATCGAGTGCCAGAACAAATGATGATGGCAGGGTGGAACAGCCGCTATTGCACGAATTGGTTCCTGGAGAATTTGAATTAGTGTTTCATTTAAAAGACTATTGGCAAAGCACGAAAACAGCTAATGTTTTATTCGAAACTGTACCAATTCGGTTTCATGTAAAGGTGGGAGAGCCACATTATCATATACCTCTTCTTTTGTCAGCATGGGGTTATCAAACATACCGAGGAAGCTGA
- the uraD gene encoding 2-oxo-4-hydroxy-4-carboxy-5-ureidoimidazoline decarboxylase, with translation MYTLADINKMDKEQFIESIGWVFEHTPWIASKAWELLLPIHSLNRLHEVMVQVVKEASQDEQLKLIRAHPDLGGRIKMTDSSVKEQQGAGLDQLSEEEFERFLQLNNKYREKFDFPFILAVKGHTKDTIYHDMERRLKHSKEEEFAAALSQIFKISFIRLEGIVKDPLEA, from the coding sequence ATGTATACATTAGCAGATATAAACAAAATGGATAAGGAACAGTTCATCGAAAGTATCGGCTGGGTTTTTGAGCATACTCCATGGATTGCGAGTAAAGCATGGGAATTATTGCTTCCCATACATTCGCTTAATCGATTACATGAGGTCATGGTGCAGGTAGTAAAGGAAGCATCACAGGACGAGCAACTGAAGTTAATCAGAGCACATCCTGATTTAGGCGGCAGAATCAAAATGACTGATTCCTCTGTGAAGGAGCAGCAGGGAGCAGGTCTGGATCAGTTGTCAGAAGAAGAATTCGAACGTTTTCTGCAGCTTAATAATAAGTATCGAGAAAAATTTGATTTCCCTTTTATTCTTGCTGTGAAAGGGCATACGAAAGACACTATTTATCATGATATGGAAAGAAGGCTGAAGCATTCAAAAGAAGAAGAGTTTGCTGCAGCATTATCACAGATTTTCAAGATTTCCTTCATAAGGCTTGAGGGTATCGTTAAAGACCCGCTTGAAGCATAA
- a CDS encoding (2Fe-2S)-binding protein, with protein sequence MKEQLKAEKRIKFHVNGQLVDIAVPATYRLVDILRQELSLTGTKVSCEVGRCGACSVILNGKLVNSCLVMAYQLEDADIQTIESVSAEALHPIQEAFLQGGALQCGYCTPGMIMALKSLLDEEQQPTREEVLQGLSGNLCRCTGYEGILRAVDILQNKQN encoded by the coding sequence ATGAAGGAGCAACTGAAAGCAGAGAAAAGGATCAAATTTCATGTGAATGGACAGTTGGTCGATATTGCTGTTCCTGCCACTTACCGGCTTGTGGACATTCTAAGACAGGAGTTAAGCTTGACTGGAACGAAGGTTTCCTGTGAAGTAGGCAGATGTGGTGCGTGCTCTGTCATATTGAATGGAAAGCTTGTTAACTCCTGCCTTGTTATGGCCTATCAGCTGGAGGATGCAGATATTCAAACAATTGAAAGTGTTAGCGCAGAAGCATTGCATCCAATCCAAGAGGCCTTTTTACAAGGAGGTGCACTACAATGTGGGTATTGCACACCTGGGATGATTATGGCGTTAAAAAGCTTGCTAGATGAAGAACAGCAGCCAACAAGAGAAGAGGTGCTGCAGGGACTTTCGGGTAATTTATGCAGATGCACAGGCTATGAAGGTATATTGCGTGCAGTTGACATCTTGCAAAACAAGCAAAATTAA
- the pucD gene encoding xanthine dehydrogenase subunit D — MHLTRESSGERWKARRDGLQKVTGELKYLTDMSFPNMLYGTVLRSEHAYAKITSIDTTEAKKLPGVKAVLTAEDVPGLNGFGIVIQDQPVFCHDVVRYIGDAIAAVAAVTIEIAEKAAALIKVNYSPLQPITDPEDSLKEETVKLHDNGNLLHKAVFEKGGNMEAAFAACTYTLEEVYYTPRQMHAYMETEGGVAVPENNGMCVYAPTQHGFKDQSQLARILNIPDSNIRVISSPIGGSFGGKDELNIQPYICLLAMVTGQPVKIHQSRRTSVKAGLKRHPMKITMKTGVDEEGKILAHKVRILADTGAYATLGPAVLDFSVEHSAGPYMMDNIQVEGYSVYTNNGVAGEFRGFGGNQVTFALESQMERIAEAINMSSTELRKRNLRKTEDPGPVDQPIVPTAGARHVLDEILKSPVLQDCSSVVDENRPFVLKGRGYSITMHGGGLGYGRSDPSGARLSLNEDGKLDISFGFEECGQGLLSTIEMIMTEAFNCSPDDIEITIGDTAKVPHSGSSTASRATNMVWTGVNKLKGEWSEQILAFVSKQSNVAKELLKTGVGGVWQYKGNVPETLVMTYKQIADTIEKRPLVTVSYHFPTTSKSIDGGHYLYTFAAAAAEVEVDVLTGRVYVSRLDHAIAAGPVVNPMGYLGQIEGGGSMALGFTIMEDAVMENGRYMTENLDSYLIPTILDIPRQTNVTAIEQLEAGDDFGPRGVGEIGTVAVAPAIVAAIHDATGHWVNKLPINSEEMMGYAITRINKDVTNAWMGGTSL, encoded by the coding sequence ATGCATTTAACTAGAGAAAGCTCAGGTGAGAGATGGAAGGCGAGAAGGGACGGCTTACAGAAGGTGACAGGAGAATTAAAGTATCTCACAGATATGTCTTTTCCTAACATGCTGTATGGAACAGTGCTCCGCAGTGAACATGCTTATGCAAAGATAACCAGTATTGATACGACAGAAGCCAAAAAACTTCCTGGTGTTAAAGCTGTTTTAACAGCTGAAGATGTTCCTGGTTTAAATGGCTTTGGAATTGTGATCCAGGATCAGCCGGTATTTTGTCATGATGTGGTCAGATACATTGGCGATGCAATTGCGGCTGTTGCAGCAGTTACGATTGAGATAGCCGAAAAAGCAGCAGCTCTCATTAAAGTTAACTACTCTCCCCTTCAGCCCATTACAGACCCTGAAGACAGTTTGAAGGAGGAAACAGTTAAGCTGCATGATAATGGAAATCTACTTCATAAGGCAGTTTTTGAAAAAGGCGGAAATATGGAGGCAGCTTTTGCAGCTTGTACTTATACTTTAGAAGAAGTTTACTATACTCCAAGACAAATGCATGCCTATATGGAGACAGAAGGCGGAGTCGCTGTTCCTGAAAACAACGGGATGTGTGTTTATGCTCCAACACAGCATGGGTTTAAGGATCAGAGTCAGCTTGCCAGAATCTTGAATATACCTGATAGCAATATAAGGGTTATATCAAGTCCGATAGGAGGTTCATTTGGCGGCAAGGACGAATTAAACATTCAGCCATATATTTGTCTGCTTGCAATGGTGACAGGGCAGCCAGTGAAAATTCACCAGTCACGAAGAACTTCTGTTAAGGCAGGGTTAAAACGACATCCAATGAAAATAACCATGAAAACAGGTGTGGATGAGGAAGGGAAAATCCTTGCCCATAAGGTGCGCATCTTGGCGGACACAGGAGCATATGCAACATTAGGACCAGCTGTCCTTGATTTCTCTGTTGAGCATAGTGCAGGGCCCTACATGATGGATAATATCCAGGTAGAAGGCTATTCTGTCTATACAAATAATGGTGTTGCTGGTGAATTTCGTGGGTTTGGCGGCAATCAAGTAACTTTTGCTCTTGAAAGTCAAATGGAAAGAATCGCAGAAGCCATAAATATGAGCAGTACGGAGCTTCGCAAAAGGAACTTGCGAAAAACAGAAGATCCTGGCCCAGTCGATCAGCCGATAGTCCCTACTGCAGGTGCCCGGCATGTTTTAGATGAAATTCTGAAGTCGCCTGTTTTGCAGGATTGCTCTAGCGTAGTGGATGAAAATCGGCCATTTGTTCTTAAGGGAAGAGGCTACAGTATAACGATGCATGGCGGTGGTCTTGGTTATGGGAGATCAGACCCTTCTGGTGCAAGGTTATCATTAAATGAAGATGGAAAGCTCGACATTTCTTTTGGGTTTGAAGAGTGTGGTCAAGGGCTGCTGTCCACAATTGAAATGATTATGACAGAAGCCTTTAACTGTTCTCCAGATGATATTGAAATAACGATTGGCGATACAGCAAAAGTTCCCCATTCCGGTTCCTCTACTGCTTCCAGAGCTACAAATATGGTATGGACCGGCGTTAATAAGCTGAAAGGGGAATGGTCAGAACAAATACTTGCCTTTGTTTCAAAACAATCTAATGTTGCGAAAGAATTGCTGAAGACGGGTGTTGGCGGTGTTTGGCAGTATAAGGGTAATGTGCCTGAAACCCTTGTAATGACATATAAACAGATTGCAGACACAATTGAAAAACGCCCACTTGTCACTGTTAGTTATCACTTTCCGACAACGTCAAAAAGCATTGATGGAGGGCATTACCTTTATACCTTTGCAGCAGCAGCAGCAGAAGTGGAAGTCGATGTGTTGACTGGCAGAGTCTATGTTAGCAGGCTAGACCATGCAATAGCTGCAGGTCCAGTTGTTAATCCAATGGGGTATTTAGGGCAAATTGAAGGTGGAGGCAGCATGGCGCTTGGTTTTACAATCATGGAAGATGCTGTCATGGAAAACGGCAGGTATATGACAGAAAATCTTGATTCCTATTTAATTCCGACGATTCTTGATATTCCAAGGCAAACAAATGTCACAGCAATTGAACAGTTAGAAGCTGGCGATGACTTTGGACCAAGAGGAGTAGGCGAAATAGGCACGGTTGCTGTCGCTCCTGCGATTGTTGCGGCGATTCATGATGCTACCGGCCATTGGGTTAATAAGCTCCCAATTAACTCAGAGGAAATGATGGGATACGCCATAACAAGAATAAATAAGGATGTCACAAACGCATGGATGGGAGGAACCTCTTTATGA
- a CDS encoding FAD binding domain-containing protein, whose amino-acid sequence MRNSQNIEQPIVDIPVTLEDVFSLQREESVFVAGGTMLQLNWESGQHKPSHLISSHKLDRLKGITEHTLNGENYLRIGSSTLLSECVSDVNIQKKAKIITEACSKIAAPAVRNRGTIGGNVCSRVGDSIPALLVLDAKLEFFNGTSTYIVAMSEWLQESQLAGPPLLLSILIPCEKGWKSRSFFQKIGRRESFTAAIVSTAGYVKLENEIITDIKLAIGGGAHLSQRLADGEAYLLHKEYKNVNWQELRALLETSFQSYSDPFVTDSYRRKAAANIITANILHILKCEKGGEAEDAFN is encoded by the coding sequence ATGAGGAATTCACAAAATATAGAGCAGCCAATTGTTGATATACCCGTTACTTTAGAAGATGTATTTTCGTTACAAAGAGAAGAAAGTGTATTTGTTGCTGGTGGAACTATGTTGCAATTAAATTGGGAATCAGGACAGCATAAACCAAGTCATTTAATTAGCTCCCATAAGCTTGATAGATTAAAAGGTATAACAGAACACACGTTAAACGGAGAAAACTATTTGCGTATTGGCTCATCTACCCTTCTGTCTGAGTGTGTTTCTGACGTAAATATTCAGAAAAAAGCGAAAATTATAACAGAAGCATGCTCAAAAATCGCCGCGCCTGCTGTGCGCAACAGAGGAACAATAGGAGGAAATGTCTGCAGTAGAGTCGGTGATTCCATTCCCGCACTGCTTGTATTGGATGCCAAGCTTGAGTTTTTTAATGGTACTTCCACATATATTGTCGCGATGTCTGAATGGCTGCAGGAAAGCCAATTGGCAGGTCCACCTCTTTTACTAAGTATTCTCATTCCGTGTGAAAAGGGGTGGAAGAGCCGTTCGTTTTTTCAAAAGATAGGCAGAAGGGAAAGCTTTACGGCTGCCATTGTTTCTACTGCTGGCTATGTGAAGCTGGAAAATGAAATCATCACAGATATCAAGCTGGCGATTGGAGGAGGAGCTCATCTTTCGCAAAGGCTCGCAGACGGTGAGGCATATTTACTTCATAAGGAATACAAAAATGTGAATTGGCAAGAGCTTCGAGCACTGCTTGAAACGAGCTTCCAATCATATTCTGATCCGTTTGTTACAGACAGCTACAGAAGGAAAGCAGCTGCCAACATTATCACCGCCAATATTCTGCATATCCTAAAATGTGAGAAGGGAGGAGAAGCTGAAGATGCATTTAACTAG
- a CDS encoding nucleotidyltransferase family protein has protein sequence MNVIYLAAGQSKRMGCKKITMPVNGEALGMKALRTILTVPSAYVFVVVNKQDTLEWISADIKERLLNGCGEIVIAEKADKGQSYSLRAGIRQAIERNASNVMICLADQPFITTDMLRLIRSTPIKGEKKYVACVHNGMIKPPVVLSSSLFQQVLLLTGDTGAKKILQNKDVKGTELALTDDELFIDIDTIKEYQRYCVKQEGRDLR, from the coding sequence ATGAATGTGATTTACTTGGCAGCAGGGCAAAGCAAACGAATGGGCTGCAAAAAAATTACCATGCCAGTTAACGGAGAAGCCTTAGGAATGAAGGCATTACGAACAATTCTTACTGTTCCGTCTGCATATGTGTTTGTTGTCGTTAATAAGCAAGATACATTGGAATGGATTTCCGCAGATATAAAGGAAAGGCTTTTAAATGGCTGTGGTGAAATTGTCATAGCAGAAAAAGCAGATAAAGGGCAGTCCTACTCTTTAAGGGCAGGAATCAGGCAAGCAATCGAGCGTAATGCTTCCAATGTAATGATTTGTTTGGCTGATCAGCCTTTTATCACAACAGATATGCTGAGGCTCATTCGTTCTACACCAATAAAGGGAGAGAAAAAATACGTCGCTTGTGTTCATAATGGCATGATAAAACCGCCAGTAGTTCTTTCATCGTCCTTATTTCAACAGGTCCTATTGTTAACTGGTGACACGGGGGCAAAAAAAATCCTACAGAACAAAGACGTAAAAGGAACAGAGCTTGCCTTAACGGATGATGAGTTATTTATTGATATCGATACAATAAAGGAATATCAGCGATACTGTGTAAAACAGGAAGGGAGGGACTTAAGATGA